From the Micromonospora echinofusca genome, the window CAACCGGGCCGCCCCGTCGAGCATCGAGTACTCAGTGTGCACGTGCAGATGCGCGAACGAATCGCCCATGCGTGGCGCCCCCCGGGTCGGATCATGGGTTGGTCGAGCTCGGACGGCCTACCCTATCGCCGCCGCCGAACGCGGCTCCAGACGCCGCGCGGACCGGCCCCGGCCGGGGTGGCGCGGGTCTCTCCGGCCGCCCCGGGCGCGGGCCGCCGGCGGCCGACCGGGCTGCCCGGCGGCCTCCGACAGTCGGTTCCCGGACTCGTGACGCCGGGTGCGGCGGCGCCGGCCGTAGCCTGGGCGGACGGTATCCGGCGAGCATTGGACGACCTGATGCCCCTCCCGGACGGTGTCGAGGAGCTGGCCGCCTCGGCGTCGCGCGGCGACCCCGCCGCGCTGGACGCCCTGCTGGTCGCGGTGCGCCCCGAGGTGCTGCGCCTCTGCGCCCGCCTGCTGCCGCACCGGGAGGACGCCGAGGAGGCGTGCCAGGACACGCTGCTCGCGCTGGCCCGGGGCATCGGCCGGTTCGAGGGCCGCTCGTCGTTGCACACCTGGCTGTACCGGCTGGCGGCCAACCGGTCCCGCTCCACGTACCGGGTGCTGCGCCGGCGCTGGCTGGTGGAGGCGGGCGGCGTGCCGCTGCCGGAGCCGGTGGACCCGCGTCGCACGAGCGTGGTCGCCGGCACCCGGCTGGACCTGCTCGACGCGCTCGACGCGCTCCGTGGCGACCTGGCCGAGGCGGTCGCCCTGCGCGACGTCCTCGGGCTGGGCTACCGGGAGATCGCCGGCCTGCTCGGCGTGCCCGAGGGCACCGTCAAGTCACGCATCCACGAGGCCCGCCGGCAGCTGCGTCACCGGCTCTCCGGCGAGCCCGCCGCCGAGCGGGGGCGGCGGTGACGGCGCGGCGGTGCGGCGGGGGCGCGGTCGTCGCCCTGGTCGTGGCCGTAGCGGTGGCGGGGTGCGGCGGCGGGGACGCGCCCGTCTCGCCCCTGCCCTTGCAGGCGCCGGCCGCGCCGACAGCGCCGGCCGCCCACTCCCCCGGCCCGCCGTCGGCCGCCGCGTCGTCGGCGTCGCCGCCGCGACCGGGCGCCCCCGGCACGTCGGCCGTCGTCCCCCCGGCCCGCCGGCCCCCGCCGGCCGCGCGCCCCACGACCGCCGCCGGGCGTACGCCGAGCGCGACGGCGTCGCCGAGCGGACCGCCCGGCACCTGCCTCGGGGCGGTACGCCACGACGTGGTGCTGGCCGAGACCGAGCTGGCGCTGCTCACCTCGCTCTGCTTCGCCACCGGCGGGGTGCTGCGGCTCATCGGCATCGGCCCGGGCGAGGTGGGCGTGGACCGGGAGGACCTGGTCTCCCGCAGCTACGAGGCCGGGGTGGTCGACATCCGGTTCGTGCGCCCCGGCACCGTGGCCGTGCTGATCCCGCAGGGCGGCACGACGCACACGGTCACCGTGGTGGTGCGGTGACGGGCGGGCTCACCGCGCCCGCACCCCGGCCAGCAGGGTGTCGACGAAGTCGGCCCGACCGTTGGCCGGGGGCGTGACCTGCACGTAGATCAGGCCGGCGCGGCCGGGGGCGAGCCCGGCGGCCTCCACGATCTCGGGTCGCCCCTCGTCGCAGGTGAACCGGGCCACCACCCACTCGACGCCCGCCTGGCGGGTGCGGCGTACCGGCCAGGCGGCGCACGCCGCGTGCGGACGCCCGGCGACGAATCCGGCCGGGGTGCTGCGTGCCGCGATGTCGGCCGACAGCCCGACGAAGGCGCCCGGCACGCTCGGGTCGGCCGCCCACCGGTGCGGGTCGGGCGACATCACCAGCGCCGGTTCGAGCCGGCCGTCGGCACCGTACCGACCCGCCCAGCCGGTGCCGGCGGCCCGCCAGCCGGGCGGCAGCGCGACGGTCAACGCTCCGCTCGTCGCACTCCCGGCGTCACGCCCACCGGTCGTGTCGTCCCCGCCCGTGGCCCCGGCTGCGACGAACGCCAGCACGGCCAGCGCCAGTACGCCGAGGCGGCCGCGGATGACCGGCCGTCCCCGCGCGCGCACCCGTCGGGGCGGGGAGCCGGCCGGCGCGGGGGCGGCTCGCGGGTTGCCCGGTGACGCTCCGACGACGGCCCGGCCGGGCGACGGTCCGCCCGGCCCGGCTGCCGACGCCACGGGGACGGAACGGTCGGGCGCGGTGACGGCGTGCCGCAGGGCGAGGCGGAAGGCGGCGGCGTCCGGGTACCGGTCGGCGGGTCGGTGCGCGGTGGCCCGGCGCAGCACGGCGACCACCTCCGGCGGGACGCCCCTCCCCCGCCCCCCGACGCGCTCCCCGTCGCCGCCCCCAGTCGGGTCGGCGGCCGGGGCGAGGAGTCGCAGGCCGAGGCGGCCCAGGCCGTACACGTCGGCGCGGGTGCCCACGACGGCGAGCGGGTCGTCCTGCTCGGGGGCCATGTAGCCGGGGGTGCCGGCCCGGGCGGTGAGGCCGGAGGCGGCGGCGAGGGCCTTGGCCAGCCCGAGATCGGCGATGAGCACCCGCTCGCCGTCCGGGCCGGAGCGGAACAGGACGTTGCCCGGCGTCAGGTCGCGGTGCACCACGCCGTGGCGGTGCAGGACGGCCACCCCGGCGGCGATCTCGGCCAGCAGGTCCAGGGCGACGGGCGGAGGTATCGGGCCGGTCGCCAGCCGCTCGTGCAAGCTGCCGCCGTCGGCCCAGGCCATCACCGAGTACGGCCGGCCGTCGGGCAGCTCGCCGGCGGCGTGGACGCGGATCAGCCGCTCGTCGTCGAGCCGGCGCAGCAGGCGGGCCTCGTCGAGGAACCGCTCCCGCACCCGCAGGTCGTGGTGCCAGTTCTCGGCCAGCACCTTGATCGCCACCCGGGAGTCGAGCACCGGGTCGTGGGCCAGCCAGACCGTCGCGAACGACCCCGTGCCCAGCAGCCGCTCGATCCGGTAGGGCCCGATCCGCTCCGGACTGGTCACCGCACCACCCCCGACACCGGCACCGCCGGCCGCCGTTCCGCCTCGACAGTAGACGGCGCGTCGGTTCGGCGGCAGCCCTCGGCGGCGCGGCCGGCGCACACCAGGAGGCGTGTCGGTCGGGAACCCGACGAACCGATCGCGTCGGCGGGGAGACCAAGAGGACAAGGACATCCGCACCGTCGAGGAGGAGATCCCCGTGCACCGTCTCTCGTACACCGTCGCCACCGCCCTGCTGGCCACGGCCGGGCTCGTGCCGATCACCCTGGCGGCCCCGGCCGCCGCCGCACCCCTGCCGTCGGTCGCCGCCGGGCACCCGACGGACCGTCCCGGCAGTGACGCCGCCGCCGACCGGGACGAGGTCCGGATCATCAGTGTCCGGGGCGCCGGACCGTTCCGGATCGGGGCCGACCTGGCCCGCCTCTCGGCGGCCGGCCTCATCGACTCGATCGCGCCGGGCTGCGCCGGCACGGTCCACACCGGCGTCACCGGGGCCTGGGCGGGCAAGATCCTGCTGACCTTCCGCGACGGGCGGCTGGTCGAGGTGGGCACCGCCACCGCGCCGCCGCGTACGCCCGCCGGGGCGGGGGTGGGCATGTCCTTCGCCGCCCTGGAGGAGATCTACGGCCCGCGCGGCTCGATGATCCGCAACGACGCGGGCGACGCGTCGGCCTACCTCGTGCGGGTCGGTTCCCGGGTGGAGCTGTTCACCGGGCACCCGATCCGGCCCGGGGTCGGCTACCTCCAGGTCGGGCCGGCCTACGTCGTCGAGCGCGGTTTCCGGGAGGACCGGTCCTGCTAGCGACCGACACCATGGCGGCGGATCCGTTGGGGTCCGCCGCCGCCCGTTTCGCCCGAACACACTGTTGGTGGAGCGCACGATGTTATGGCGCTGGACGATAGTGTGTGCCACACAGTATCGTGTGACGCATGGTGAGCGATGAGATCCTGCGAACGCACCTCCAGGAGTTGCGTCGGGGAACCGTGGTGGTGGCGAGCCTCGTCGCGCTGCGCCGCCCCGACTACGGTTACGCGTTGCTGCAACGCCTCTCCGACCACGGTTTCCCGGTCGACGCCAACACGCTCTACCCGCTGCTGCGGCGCCTGGAGGAGCAGGGGCTGCTGACCAGCGAGTGGAACACCGAGGAGAGCCGGCCGCGCAAGTTCTACCGGACCAGCGAGGAGGGCGAGTCGGTGCTGGGCCGACTTCTCACCGACCTCGCCACAGTGCAGACTTCCCTGACCGGGCTGATCGAAGGAGCCGACCGATGACCACCCTGACCGACCGATACCTCGCCGCGACCCTGCGCTCGGTGCCGGTCGCGCGCCGCGCGGAGATCGCCACCGAGCTGCGCGCCTCGATCGACGACATGGTCGAGGGCCGTGCGGCCGGCGGGCAGGACGCGGCCACCGCCGAGCGGGAGGTGCTCACGGAGCTGGGCGACCCGGACAAGCTCGCCGCCCGCTACGCCGACCGCCGGTTGCAGCTCATCGGCCCGGCCTACTACCTGGCCTGGTCGCGACTGATGAAGCTGCTGCTCAGCTTCATTCCGGCCCTGGCCGGTGTGCTGGTCGGGCTGCTGCAGACCGCCGACGGCGGCGACGTCGGTGACGCGATCGGCGGGGGCATCTCCGCCGCCTTCCAGGTGGCCGTCCAGATCGCCTTCTGGGTGACCGTGGTCTTCGCGGTGCTGGAACGCACCAAGACGCCTCTGCACCTGCCCGAGTGGAGCGTCGACCAACTCCCGGAGGACACGACCGACCGGCAGATCACCCTGAGCGACATCGCCGCCTCGGTCACCTTCCTGGTGCTGATCATCGCCTACCTGCCGATGCAGCACTTCCGCTCGTTCGTGCCCACCGACGGCGGCGAGAACCTGCCGATCCTCGACCCCGCGCTGTGGAGCTTCTGGCTGCCGTTCCTGATCGCGGTGCTGGTGGCCACGATCGGCCTGGAGGTCGCCAAGTACCGCACGGGTCGCTGGACCTGGCCGCTGGTCGCGGTCAACGCGGTGCTCGGCCTGGCGTTCGCGGCGCCGGTGGCCTGGCTGATGTCGACCGACCGGCTGCTCAACCCCGAGTTCGTGGCCCGCTTCGAGTGGCTCGGCGAGGGCGACAACCTGAACCTGGTGGCGACGGCCGTGATCGCCGGCACCGTGCTCGTGACGCTCTGGGACATCCTCGACAGCGCCGTCAAGACGTGGCGCAACCGCACCTGATCCCGTCCACACCACCACCACGGCCCGGCAGGCCCCACGGCTGCCGGGCCGTGGCGCGTGCCGGCCTCTGGTGCCCGTGGGCACGGGCGTACGACCTCACCGCCGGGACGCAGCGCGCCGGTGCGGGCGCCGCCGCCCGGTGGCCCGAGCCGTCCCGGTCGGGTGCCGGACCGGCGGCGGCCGGCGGGATGAGATCCTGACCTGGATGAACAGCGAAGCCGACGAGGACTGGCAGCGG encodes:
- a CDS encoding PadR family transcriptional regulator, giving the protein MVSDEILRTHLQELRRGTVVVASLVALRRPDYGYALLQRLSDHGFPVDANTLYPLLRRLEEQGLLTSEWNTEESRPRKFYRTSEEGESVLGRLLTDLATVQTSLTGLIEGADR
- a CDS encoding RNA polymerase sigma factor; protein product: MPLPDGVEELAASASRGDPAALDALLVAVRPEVLRLCARLLPHREDAEEACQDTLLALARGIGRFEGRSSLHTWLYRLAANRSRSTYRVLRRRWLVEAGGVPLPEPVDPRRTSVVAGTRLDLLDALDALRGDLAEAVALRDVLGLGYREIAGLLGVPEGTVKSRIHEARRQLRHRLSGEPAAERGRR
- a CDS encoding HAAS signaling domain-containing protein; the protein is MTTLTDRYLAATLRSVPVARRAEIATELRASIDDMVEGRAAGGQDAATAEREVLTELGDPDKLAARYADRRLQLIGPAYYLAWSRLMKLLLSFIPALAGVLVGLLQTADGGDVGDAIGGGISAAFQVAVQIAFWVTVVFAVLERTKTPLHLPEWSVDQLPEDTTDRQITLSDIAASVTFLVLIIAYLPMQHFRSFVPTDGGENLPILDPALWSFWLPFLIAVLVATIGLEVAKYRTGRWTWPLVAVNAVLGLAFAAPVAWLMSTDRLLNPEFVARFEWLGEGDNLNLVATAVIAGTVLVTLWDILDSAVKTWRNRT
- a CDS encoding serine/threonine-protein kinase, which encodes MTSPERIGPYRIERLLGTGSFATVWLAHDPVLDSRVAIKVLAENWHHDLRVRERFLDEARLLRRLDDERLIRVHAAGELPDGRPYSVMAWADGGSLHERLATGPIPPPVALDLLAEIAAGVAVLHRHGVVHRDLTPGNVLFRSGPDGERVLIADLGLAKALAAASGLTARAGTPGYMAPEQDDPLAVVGTRADVYGLGRLGLRLLAPAADPTGGGDGERVGGRGRGVPPEVVAVLRRATAHRPADRYPDAAAFRLALRHAVTAPDRSVPVASAAGPGGPSPGRAVVGASPGNPRAAPAPAGSPPRRVRARGRPVIRGRLGVLALAVLAFVAAGATGGDDTTGGRDAGSATSGALTVALPPGWRAAGTGWAGRYGADGRLEPALVMSPDPHRWAADPSVPGAFVGLSADIAARSTPAGFVAGRPHAACAAWPVRRTRQAGVEWVVARFTCDEGRPEIVEAAGLAPGRAGLIYVQVTPPANGRADFVDTLLAGVRAR